The following coding sequences lie in one Apium graveolens cultivar Ventura chromosome 1, ASM990537v1, whole genome shotgun sequence genomic window:
- the LOC141662203 gene encoding uncharacterized protein LOC141662203 — translation MMWRFKPFTHKEQVGLEGRVIDIGNLKIHVRNVIAEGGFSCVYLARDAINGSKQYAIKHIICNDEESLELVMKELSVMKSLKGHPNIVTLCAHTIMDMGRTKEALLVMEYCEKSLVNVLESRGAGYYEERQIVAIFRDVCNAVFAMHSQSPPIAHRDLKAENLLLGCDGLWKLCDFGSISTNHKRFEKAEEMGIEEDNIRKHTTPAYRAPEMWDLFRKDLINEKVDIWALGCLLFRISYFKSAFDGESKLQVLNGNYRIPDLPKYSSELTGLIRDMLQSSPDDRPDITQVWFRVNGLLPDGLQKSLPDKLPEMKQHGADSHQENLATTAHKGSPMPRRSPPPPPSSTETHQKAGTGGSIGAFWNTQHGKDSVATDDKIKPRYDETANNISFGHDKGHPERPVQISSYNKPTSGPSKDFEINFFPDNSGHTSEKSKSLKSDSPPAFQADSFNAFVADFDDTKVGPLSDSKKSGKEELLEAEIERLKEQLKHANVEKAEVTSKYEKLSAICRSQRQELQELKQALASKTPNIDVLRNQSSPSMKSSTPPREKVEGTVWELQQGLYDKNSPSPDTKPWKPFDNAPSLQTSSTESTPKSVRTKNGQQNKQAEEVSSGAKSWGFGTEGFTAVPAASSSISGTSKELNSSKRFGDSKVGSKSTTQPAGWAGF, via the exons ATGATGTGGAGATTTAAACCTTTTACACATAAAGAGCAAGTGGGACTTGAAGGACGTGTCATTGACATTGGCAATCTGAAAATTCATGTCCGAAATGTCATAGCTGAGGGTGGGTTTTCTTGTGTTTACCTAGCCCGAGATGCTATAAATGGTTCTAAGCAGTATGCAATAAAGCACATTATTTGCAATGATGAAGAATCCCTAGAACTGGTCATGAAGGAACTCTCTGTGATGAAATCACTTAAAGGGCACCCAAATATTGTTACGTTATGTGCACATACCATCATGGACATGGGGAGAACAAAAGAAGCTCTTCTTGTGATGGAATATTGTGAGAAGTCTCTGGTTAATGTGCTTGAGAGTAGAGGGGCCGGTTACTACGAAGAGAGACAGATAGTAGCAATATTCAGGGATGTGTGCAATGCAGTCTTTGCAATGCATAGCCAGTCGCCACCCATTGCTCACAG GGACTTGAAGGCTGAGAATCTACTTCTTGGTTGTGATGGATTATGGAAGTTATGTGATTTTGGTAGTATATCTACAAATCACAAACGCTTCGAAAAGGCTGAAGAAATGGGGATAGAAGAAGACAATATCCGAAAACACACCACACCTGCCTATAGAGCTCCTGAG ATGTGGGATCTATTCAGGAAGGACCTAATTAATGAGAAGGTTGATATATGG GCCTTAGGATGTCTCCTCTTTCGCATATCATATTTTAAGTCTGCATTTGACGGTGAATCAAAACTACAAGTTTTGAATGGAAATTATAGAATTCCAGACCTACCGAAGTACAGCTCAGAGCTGACAGGTTTAATCAGAGATATGCTTCAGTCTTCACCAGATGACAGACCAGACATCACGCAG GTTTGGTTCCGAGTTAATGGCCTATTGCCTGATGGGTTACAAAAGTCATTACCTGATAAACTGCCAGAAATGAAGCAACATGGTGCAGACTCACATCAAG AAAACCTTGCGACAACAGCACATAAGGGTAGCCCAATGCCTCGTAGGAGTCCACCACCTCCTCCTTCGAGTACAGAAACACATCAGAAGGCTGGTACGGGGGGTTCGATAGGTGCTTTCTGGAACACTCAGCACGGAAAGGATTCAGTAGCCACTGATGACAAGATTAAGCCCAGATATGATGAAACTGCCAACAATATTTCTTTTGGACATGACAAAGGTCACCCTGAGAGGCCAGTTCAGATAAGTTCTTATAACAAACCTACCAGTGGCCCTTCAAAGGACTTTGAAATAAACTTCTTTCCAGATAATTCGGGCCATACAAGTGAAAAATCCAAATCATTGAAGTCTGACTCTCCACCTGCATTCCAGGCTGATTCATTCAATGCTTTTGTTGCTGACTTTGATGACACCAAGGTAGGCCCTTTAAGTGACAGCAAGAAATCAGGCAAGGAAGAGTTACTAGAGGCTGAAATAGAGAGGCTGAAGGAACAGTTGAAGCATGCTAATGTGGAAAAGGCTGAAGTCACCTCAAAGTATGAAAAGCTATCTGCTATATGCCGATCACAGCGGCAAGAGCTCCAAGAACTCAAGCAAGCTCTTGCTTCCAAAACTCCAAATATAGATGTTTTAAGAAATCAATCTTCACCTAGCATGAAGTCCTCTACACCACCG AGGGAAAAAGTTGAAGGAACAGTTTGGGAACTCCAACAAGGATTATATGACAAGAACTCTCCAAGTCCTGATACTAAGCCATGGAAGCCCTTTGATAACGCCCCTAGTCTACAGACATCATCTACGGAAAGCACTCCCAAGTCAGTCAGAACTAAAAATGGTCAACAGAACAAACAGGCCGAGGAGGTTTCGTCAGGTGCAAAGTCATGGGGTTTTGGAACGGAAGGCTTTACGGCAGTTCCTGCTGCAAGCTCTAGTATATCCGGAACTTCAAAGGAGCTGAACAGTTCTAAGCGCTTTGGTGACTCGAAAGTTGGAAGCAAGTCAACAACTCAACCTGCAGGTTGGGCTGGTTTCTAA